TGGTGGTGACCACCCCGCAGGAGGCCTCGCTGGGAGTGGTGCGCAAAGGTATTGCCATGTTTGAAAAGGTTAACGTGCCTGTCCTGGGCCTCATCGAAAACATGAGTTATTTCACCACGCCAGACGGGCAGCGCCTGGAAATCTTTGGCCACGGCGGCGGACGCCACGAAGCCGCCCGCAAAGGCCTGCCCTTCCTGGGAGAAATCCCCATCTTCGTGGAAATCCGCGAGGGCGGGGACCAGGGAGTGCCCGTGGTGGTGGGACGGCCCGACAGTGCGGCGGCGGCAGCCTTTCGGGCGGTGGCCCGGGCCATGCGCGCGCAGGTGGAGCAACCGCGGCAGGCTGGTTAAGTCAGCGCGCCGCCCACCATTTCTGCAACGCCGTTTGCAGCACGTCCGCCAGCCGGTGGCTGGCGAAGGCCGTCTGCCGCTGCAAGCGCAACAGCCCGGCCATGGCGCCGGGTTTTTTCAGCACGGCGCCCGCCAGTTTGAGCGGCGAGAGCTGCTGCTCCGCATCCGCGAGCTGATTGAAGTCCAGGGGCAAATCCTCCTCCGCGGCATCCGAAATGACCCGCACCGTCGCTGAAACCACGCCCGCCCGCCGGCAGTGCTCGCGAATCCATCCGGACTCCATCTCCACGGCGTCCGCGCCGGTTTGGTGATGGCAGGCGGCCTTTTCGCGGGCGGTGATGAGCATGCGCTCAGCGCAATGAAAACGGCCGGGCGTGGCGCCGGCCTGCTGCAAAAACGCGGCCAGCGGCAGCGCGGCGTCTGCCTCGAATAACACCGTGCCCACGGGCAGGCCGGGACGCAGGCCGCCGGCAAAACCGGCGGTGATGACGAGCGCCGGCGGGGCCTGGCCCAAGATTTCTTCAATGGCCTGCTCGGCACGGGCGCGGCCAACCCCCGTCACGCGCAGCAGGAGGCGCGGCTCGGCCCGCGCATACGCCAGCAGCGGCGCTGCTTCGCGCGGCAGGGCCATCAGGACCACCACGGGCTGGGGGGAGGGGGACATGGCGTGTCGCGGACGCCGCGTTATTTGATGCCCGCCAGCCGCTGTTTCCAGAGGTGATAAAGCTGCACGGTGGCTTTGACGTCGCGCAGGCAATACTCGGCCACCTCGCGTTGTTTGCCTTCCGCCATGAGCTGGGGCACGTCCATGCCGGTGACGCCCTGCATTTTGGGGCTTTCGATGCCAAAGGCCTTGCAATAGAAATCCAGGTTGAACTTGCGCGCCGCGCCGTCGCGGCCGCTGACGCCGTAGAAGGTGAGCTGCTCGGCCAGGTCGCAATGCGGCTCGGCCGTGAAACGATACCCCAGCCAGTCCTTGCGGCTGATGGGCACATTGAGCAGCGCGGAACGCAGGTATAAAAAGGGAATGTCGAAGGAACGCCCGTTGAAGGTCACAATTTGGTCGTAGTGTTTGGCCACGTCCCAAAAGGCGTTCAGCATTTCCGCCTCGTCGGGGAAGGGCACAAATTCCACCGGCCCCGCCTCCTCGGCGTCATCCTCATAATCCTCGGCAACAAACAGGACCTGGCCGCGGAGGCTCTCGGCATTGAGCATGGCGATGCACACCACCTGCGCCGTGAGCGGGTAGAGACTCATGAGATGCTCCAGCTCGGCCCGTTTTTGGGCGCGCGCGGCTTCATCCTCCAGTTTGTCGGCTTCGCGGAAGAGGTATTCGCGCTGGACTTCGTCAAAGTTTTCCACCGGCAAAGCCGTGGTTTCGATGTCAAAAACCAGAGTGGCCATGGCTTGAATGCAACACGTGATGGTTTGCGGGTGGCGTTGCCACGGCGCTCAACCTATCGTGGCCTTCCTCCGGCGACAAGCCGCAAAACGATGGCGCGCACGGGCGCCGGCGGTCTCACGGTACAATGATGGCCACCGCCTCAATCTCAATCAGCAAATCACTGCGGCAGATGCCCGCCTGAATGCCGGTGCTGGCAGGGTAGGGGTCCAGTCCCAGGGCATCGTAGAACTCGGTGCGGATGCGGTTGAACTCGGCGTAATCACGGTCAATGTCGCGCAAGTAACAGGTGGTGCGCACCACGTCGTGCCACGTGGCGCCCTCGCTTTCGAGCAGCTCGGTGATGTTGTGGTAGGTGCGCCAGAGCTGCGCCCGGAAATCGCCCGGGTACAGGGTCTCGCCATGGGGTCCCACGCTGGAGGTGCCGCTGATGAGCAACTGGATGTAATGGCTGGGCAGTTCGAGCCGCAAACCGCGGGTGAACGCGCTGCCATAAACCGGCGCCTCGTTCAACACGCCGGGGGCACAGATGGCCTTTTTCAGAATGGGCACGCGGCCTTTGGGCAGTTTCTTGATTAACCCGCGCGGAGCGGGAGAACAGGGCGGCAGCCCCAGGGCGGCGCGCTCTTTTTGTTCTCCCGGACTATAATAAATGCCTGAAGCGGGGAGTTTGGCTCGAACGTTTTTTTTCTTCATGTCATCAAGGTCCATCCGGCAGTGACTGCATTAATTTAGGTAATTATCTTAAGGTTGAGACGCTTGTAAATTATTACTTATTCAGCGTGCCACCACCAGCACCGCGGAAATGCGGCCTCAGCGCGGAAAACTGGAGAGCAGCGCAGGCATGGGCTGCGGCTGGGGGCGGAGGGGTCCCTAGGACCAGAGGGCCTGAAAAAGCGCCTCCACCACCCGGTTCTGTTGCTGCTCGGTCATGCCGTAATAAAGGGGCAGCGTCATGGCCTCGGCATAATACCGCGTGGCTTCCTTGTAAGATTCCTCCTCCTTGATGGCGGGGTTGCGATAGTAAGGATGCAAAAACAGGGGAATGTAATGCAACTGCACGCCAATGCCCTGCCAGCGCATGTCCTTGAAAACTTGCAAGTGCGTCTTTTTGATTTCCTTCAGATTCAGCCGGATGATGTACAGGTGCCAGGAGCTTTCGGCGTGCGGCGAGCGGGCCAGGGGGGTCACGGGATAACCTTTGAGTAATTGGTCGTAGCGGTCGGCCAGCTCGCGGCGGCGGCGCACAAACTGGTCGAGCTTGTCCATTTGGCTGGCGCCCAGGGCCGCCTGGATGTCGGTCATGCGATAGTTGTAGCCCAGCTCGATTTGCTCGTAGTACCACGGCCCATGCGCCGGATTTTTCAGGTAAAGGGGGTCGCGGGTGATGCCATGATTGCGCAGGCGGAGGAGCCGCTGGTAGAGGTCATCGCGGTTGGTGGTGATGACCCCGCCCTCGCCGGTGGTGACGATTTTGACGGGGTGAAAACTGAACACGGTGAGGTCAGAGTATTGGCAGCAGCCCACGGGACGGCCACGATACCGCGCCCCCAGGGCGTGGGCGGCGTCCTCCATGACGGAAAGGTTAAATCGCTGCGCCAGGGCGTGGATGGCCTGCATGTCGCACGGCTGGCCGGCCAGGTGCACGGGGATGATGAGACGCATGGGGACCTCCGCCATGTCGCCCAGGGTGAGCCGGCCTTCGAGGTTCTGCGCGCTCATGTTGGCGGTGGCGGGGTCAATATCCACCCAGTACGGCTCGCCGCCGCAATAACGCGCGCAATTGGCCGTGGCCACAAAGGTGATGGGGCTGGTGTAAACCTGGTCGCCCGGCTTGACCCCCAGCGCAAGGGCCCCCAGATGCAGGGCGGCCGTGGCGCTGGACACGGCCACGGCGTAGCGCGCCTCGCAATACTCGGCCACCTTGCGCTCGAAGCGTTCAATGGCCGGCCCCTGGGTCAGGTAGTCTGAGCGCAACACCGCTTCCACGGCCGCAATGTCGGCCTCGTCAATGAATTGATGGCCGTAGGGGATTTGGATGGGAGGATGATTGCTCATGGGGGCCTGTGCTTCTATTCAACGGCCAGTCGCTGCAGGTCCGGCACGCTCAACCATTGGGCGTTGGTGTCGCTGGCGTATCGGAAGCCGTCCGGCAAAGCGGCGCCGTGCTGCCAGTGGCGCGGCTCAAAGCCCGGCACGTAGGGCTGCAGCACCACGTATTTGTCCGGCAGCTCCACCGCATGGCGCGCCTCATCCTCGCTGAGGAGCACCTCGTGCAATTTTTCGCCGGGACGGATGCCAATCGTGTCCACGGCGCAGCCGGGGGCGATGGCCGCCGCCAGGTCAGTAATTCTCATGCTGGGTATTTTTGGGATGAACACCTCGCCGCCGTGCATTTCCTCCACGCAGCGGATGACGAAGCGCACACCCTGTTCGAGAGTAATCCAAAAGCGGGTCATGCGGGGGTCGGTAAGGGTAATCCGGCCCCGGGCGCGCTGCTGGCGAAACAGGGGGATGACACTCCCGCGGCTGCCCACCACGTTGCCGTAGCGCACACAACTGAATCGCACCGGCGACTCCCCGGCGTAGGCATTGCCGTGGATGAACAATTTTTCCGCGCACAATTTGGTGGCGCCGTAGAGGTTGACCGGATTCACCGCCTTGTCGGTGCTGAGGGCGAGCACTTTTTTGACCCCCTGGTCAATGGCGGCGTCAATGATGTTCTTGGCGCCCATCACGTTGGTCAAAATGGCCTCAAACGGGTTGTACTCGCACGCGGGCACCTGCTTCAGCGCCGCCGCATGCACCACCACGTCCACCCCGTGAAACGCCCGCTCCAGCCGCTCGCGGTCCCGCACATCTCCCAGGAAAAACCGCAGGGGCGAATCCTCGCCGTGGGGATAAAGCTGCTGCATCTCGTGCTGCTTCAACTCGTCACGGCTGAAGACGATTAACTTTTTGGGCCGATGCTCCCGCAGCAGAATCTCAACGAACTTGCGGCCAAAGGAACCCGTGCCCCCGGTGATTAAAACGACGCTATCGTGCCAATTCATGTTGCCGGGGGCACTCTAATAACATGCTTAAGATAAAGCAACCTTCCGGCGGGGCCACCTTGGCGCCGGGACAGGGACGACGACAAGGCAGCCGCCAAAGGCATGGCACGATGCACTCTAGCAACTCCGCTGACTTTTCCGGTTGCCAAAAGGGGCGGGTGGGATTATTCATCAACATGATGCCACGGCCATGCTGTGGCGGGCATACACCATATATGGCGGAATCAAAGAAGCGCGACCCCAACCAGTTGGATTTAGGCATTCCAGTGCCCGCAGCACCGGACCCGCAAGGGCATATTGTACCGGCCGGAGTTTCGCCGACCCCGCCGGCGACCAACGGCAGCCCTGGCCAGAATAAGACCCAGGGCAACGGCAATGGCAATGGCGCCGCCCATGTGCAGGCGGAGATTGAGGCCGCCGCCGTGGCGCATCGGCCCTTTGACCCCAAACGCGTGGAGTTGCCGCTGCACCGGCGGGTGGATAACAACTTTCTGCAATATGCCTCCTACGTCATCCGGGACCGCGCCATTCCGCACCTGGCCGATGGATTGAAGCCCGTGCAGCGGCGCATCCTCTGGGCCATGCACCTGGGCGATGACGGCCGCTTCACCAAGGTGGCCAATGTGGTGGGCGACACCATGAAGTTTCACCCGCACGGGGATGCAGCCATTGGGGAGGCGCTGGTGGTGCTGGCCAACAAGCGCTACCTCATCGAAGGCCAGGGGAACTTTGGCAATCTCTTCACTGGCGACCCCGCCGCCGCGCCGCGGTACATCGAATGCCGGCTGACCGAGCTGGCGCGCACGGAGTTGTTCAATGATGACCTCACCGAATTTGTGCCCAGTTACGATGGACGCAACCAGGAGCCGGTGACGCTGCCGTCCAAGCTGCCCCTGACCCTGATGTTGGGCACCGAAGGCATTGCGGTGGGGCTGTCGGCCCGCATTTTGCCGCACAATTTTCCCGAGTTGCTGCAGGCGCAAATTGCCATTCTGAAAAAGCAGCCGTTCAAGTTGCTGCCCGATTTTCCGACGGGCGGCTTGATGGATGCGCGGGATTATCAAGACGGCAAAGGCAGCGTCAAGGTGCGCGCCAAAATCAAAGTCAAAGATGAGTCCACCGTCGTCATCAAGGAAATCCCGCCCACCACCACCACGGAATCCCTGATAGCCTCAATTGAAGACGCCACCCGCAAGGGCAAGCTCAAAGTCAAGTCGGTGACGGATTTCACCTCCGAGGAGGTGGAAATCGAGGTGAAATGCCCGCCCGGCGTGACCGCGGAAAAATTGGTGGACGCCCTTTATGCCTTTACCGATTGCGAGGTGACGATTGCCAGCCGCATCATCGTCATCAAGGACAACCGCCCCGTGGAAATGACCGCCAGCGAGGTGTTGCGCGAGAACACCGCGCAACTGGTGGATATTTTGCGCCGCGAGCTGGAGCTGAAGCGGGGGCGGTTGGAGGAGGAGCTGCATTTTCGCACCCTCGAGCGCATTTTCATCGAGGAGCGCATCTACAAGAAAATTGAAAAATGCCGCACCAACGAGGCGGTCTTTGCGGCCGTGCGGGAGGGCTTTGAGCCGTTCCAGGCCGAGCTGGCGCGGCCCTTGAGCGAGGCCGACATCGAGCGCCTGCTGGGGGTGCGCATCCGGCGCATTTCACTCTTTGACATCGAACAACACCGGCAGGAAATGGCCCGCCTGAAGGGCGAACTCAAGGAGACCGAAAAGCACCTGAAAAATGTGGTCAAATACACCATCGCCCACCTGGAAGGGCTGCTGGAAAAATATGGCCCGCAGTATCCCCGCCTGACGCGCAGCAGCCGTTTTGATGAGGTGGACACGCGCGAGGCGGCCTTCAAGGCGTTCAAGGTGGCCTATGACCGCGAGTCCGGCTACCTGGGTTACAAGGTCGCCGGCGAGGAATACAAAACCGAGTGCACCCGCTTTGACCGCATCCTCATGGTCTTCAAGGACGGCCATTACAAGCTCATTGAACTGCCCGAGAAATTATTTGTGGGGCCGGATTTGGTCTATGCGGGCCTGCCGGAGCGGGACCGGGTCTTTACCCTGGCCTACACCACGCGCGATGCCACCTATCTCAAGCGTTTCACCTTTGGCGGCATGATACTGAACAAGGATTACCAATGCCTGCCGGAGAAGGGAAAAATCCTGTTCTTTGAGCCGGACACGCCGCCGGAATTGTACATTCGCTACAAACCGGCGCCGTATCAGAAGGTGAATCAACAAACCTGCAACCCTGCTGAGGTGGACGTCAAAGGGCCAAAGACGCGCGGGCGCCAGATTAGCATCAAGGAAGTCAGCTCCATCACCAGCAAGCCCACCCGCGGATGGGACCCTGAAGCGCCCACCACCAAAGTGGTGTTTGCCTGAAGTCCGATGCAAGATTCACTCGACCAGCACTGCCGGGAAATCAACCGCTGCAACCAGCGCGGCGGGCGAATGCTGTCCATCGTGGACCTCCTGGAGGCGGGGACGTTTACGGCGGATTTGGCCGCGTATTGTTTGGCGGCCATCAGCCGCGGCGCTTCCTTCATGGTGGGCGCCCTGCCCGGCGGCGCGGGCAAGACCACCGTCATGGGCGCGCTGCTTAATTTTGTGCCGCCGGGGGTCAGCCTGCACGCTGCCGACAGTCTTCCCACCATCGAATGGGCGGCCAAGTTCAACCGCCGGCGCGGGTGTTATATTTGCCATGAAATCGGCACTGGCCATTATTTTGCCTATTTATGGGGCGAACCTTTGCGGGCCTACTTCGATCTGCTGCGCAACGGCCACATGCTGGCCACCAATTTGCATGCCGATTCGCTGGAAGATGCCCGCCGGCAGATTTGTGACCAGAACCAGGTGCCGCCGCTCCTTTTCCGCAAAATGAACCTTGTGCTGTTCGTTGAGTTCTCCGGTGGCTGGCACGGCCGCCGCATCATCAGCCAGCTCTGGGAAAGTGACGGCCGCCAGGAACACCAGTTGCTTTACGATGGGGATAAATTGCGCCTGCGCGACAGCCGCCTGGTATCCATCGAGGCCATGACCGCCGCCCATGCCCTCCTGCAATCCGTATTGGATGCGGGTGTGCGGGAAATTCGCGACGTGCGGCAGACTTTGCTCAGACCCATTGAAATCCCCTCCGTCCCCACCCCCGGCCATGCTTCCCCCGGAGAATCCCCAAGCTGAAGAAGCCCGCCGCGCCCGCCGCTTGTTACGCTGGGTGATTGGTGCCGTCATTGCTTTCAACCTCGGCCTCCTCCTCTATCTTTTCCTGCCGCGGTAATTGTTCAGATTTAACAACGCCTCTTCCCCCGGTGGAGCTTGGAGTGAGAACTGAATTGTGGGTTTGTTTTGTCCCCGTAGGGAAATAAAAAAAGAGCCGCTCTTTCCGAGCGGCTCTTTGGTTGAGAACTTTCCTTTTGGTGGATTAGGCCTTGCGGCGGCGCAGATACAGCAAACCGCCCAGCCCGGCCAGACCCAACAGAATGGTCGAAGGCTCAGGCACCACAATCAGCCGGTGAGAGGTCAACCCCACCAGAGCAGCCGGAGCATTCGGCGGGCCAGTCACGGTCACGCGCACCACAGGGTTTTGGGCAGCGGCAATCGGGCTGGCAACGCCTTGGGCATTATAAGCCGCCTGCCACGTGGTGCCATCAGAGGCGCGCCAAGCACGGATTTGGAACAATGCTTCCTGCCCAGGAGCCACCCCCGGTACGGAAACTACGGTAGTAGGCAGGTAGCCCGCTGCAGCTCCCGTACGGAATGCAATAGCCAATCCCAAACTTGTGAAAGTAGAGGGGTCAGAGCCAACCGGACCATAATACAGGTCCGCCAAATAGGCGGAACCAGCAAGCTTGGTCGTCCCATCAACGTCAAAAATCGGGGCATCAATGCCATTGGCAATGTCCCGGTTGATAAACGTCAACTGCCCTTGGGCCCATACGCTAACACACGTCAGTGCCACCATTCCCATTACGATTAGCTTTTTCATAACTTTGTGTTTACTGGTTTGTTTAGAATTCTCTAAATGTTTACTGATTCACCGTAAAATTACGCACCCACTGACCAGGTGTCGGAGCGCTCACCCAAAATGCCTCACCCACTTTGAAGCTGGGTACTACGTCCCACTCGCCAAAGGAGTAGGAAAAACCTTCAAACCGGCTTTGAGCGTTATTGTATTTATAAACAATGGTATCTTCAGGAGGGGTGAAACCCAGTTGTGGAGCCGTTCCTTCCTGAGGCACCATGGAAGCCTTCATGCTGAAACCCACAGGTATGGCATTCGTCAAGCTACCTTGCATCACCTCCCCCACAAAAGTGTTGGTAAATGCAGTCAAAGCTTTGATGAAGCAGCCTTCCCCCGGATTGAGGGTCAAATTGGGGTTATCCCATTCCCCGAAGCTGAAGGTGGCTCCCACGAAAGTCGTCCCCGTCCATTTGAAAATGGCGGTATCTTCCGGCGGATTGGGGATCAGGGAAGCGATCGTGTTGTTGGTGGTGTTCAGCGGGTTGGCGATCATGGAAAACCCGACCGGGATGGTCATGTTCACATAACCCACTGTGTTGATGGAGTAAACCGTTTGGGCGGCTGCGGTGGCAAGACCCCCCGCCGCGACGGCGGCCGCGAGTAACAGTGCTTTTGTTCTCATGTTGCTACGTTGTTGTTGTTGACTGTGTGCGCGATAAAAATCGCAAACTTTCCGCAGGGTGTCAACAGCTTTTTTATTTTTTTTGAACATTTTTTCGCGTCATGTTTCCCATATTTTCAGGCCGTGACATCGCCTGACTTATTCCTGCAAACCCCTGCCAGACAACAGGTTTTATTTGCCGGTGCGAACCCCGCTTTTCCTGTCTCTTCCATCCATGTCCGCCGGCTGCACCGGTTTCTCAGCGCTGCTCATGGGAGCCCGCCGCCAGCAGCGATTCCAGCCGCGCCTTGCTCTCGGCAAACACCGCCTCGTGGAGGGATTGCCCCCGGGCGTCCATCGTCACCACACAGGGGAAATCGCGCACCTCAATCTCCCAAATGGCCTCGGGCGAGCCAAATTTTTCCATGAAATACACGTTGCGCACGGCCACGATGCGCTCGGCCAGCACCTGCGCCGCGCCGCCCACGGCATGCAAATACACGCAGCCATATTCCTTGCATCCCGCCTGCGTGCGCGGCCCCATGCCGCCCTTGCCAATAACGCCGCGAATCCCGTGGTCGCGCATGATTTGCCATTGGTACGGCTCCTCCCGCGCGCTGGTGGTCGGCCCCGCCGCCACCACCTTCCAGCGTCCCGCCTCGTCCTTAATCACCACCGGCCCACAATGGTAAATGATGCCCCCGCGCAGGCTCAGCCCCGGCGGCAAAGCCCCGCCTTCATGCAGGTATTTGTGCACCGCATCGCGCCCGGTAAAGAGCACGCCGTTGATGGCCACTTCATCGCCCACCTTCAAGGCGCGCACCGCTTTTTCATCCAGAGGAGTCGTCAAAGAAATCATAAAATCGTCCGCCTTTCTTTTAATACAGCCATTGCTCAATTCGCCCGTCTTCCGCCAGTTTCACGCCCTGCCGGCGGAAGGCCCAGCACATGTAGCTCACGCTGACAAAATAGGAGGCCGGCACGCGGTTGATGGCGCAGGCCTTGACGCCCAGCAGGGTGGTTTTGCCCCCAAAACCCATCGGGCCGATGCCCAGCTCGTTGGCGATGCGCAGGATGTCCTGCTCAAACTTGTCCAGCACGGGGTCCGGGTTGCGGTCGTCCAGCTTGCGTAAAAACTGCAATTTGGAATACTCATAGCCGGTGGCGCGGTCCCCCCCAATGCAAACCCCCAGCACGCCCGGGCCGCAGCCCTTGCCCTGCGCCTGCAGCACGGCGTCCAGCACCGCCCGTTTGCAGCCCTCCAAATCGCGGTTGGCCTGGATGCCCTCATCGGGCAGCGAGTATTGCGCGCCCACATTCTCGCAGCCGCCACCCTTGAGCACCAGCCGCACCTCCACTTCGGGGCGGCGATGTTGATGAAAATGCAGCGTGGGCGCGCCCGGCCCGAGATTGGTGCCATCGTTCTTGCCGGTGATGGCGTCCACCGAATTCTGCCGCAAATAGCCCTTTTTGGTCGCCTCCTTCACCGCCTCCCGCGCCGCCTCGCCAAAGGCCAACTGGTCATAGCCCACCGGGCAATCCACGTAAAACAACACGCTGCCGGTATCCTGGCAGAGGGGCTGCGATTTGCGCTGGGCCAGCTCGATGTTTTGCTCGATGATGCGCATGGCCGAGGCGGCAATGGTGCCCTGTTTCTCGCGTTCCAGCGCCGCCAGGATGGCCCGGTGCACATCGTCCGGCACTTCGGCGGAGGTGCGCCGAATCAATTCCAACAAGGACTCTTGCAATACATTCATCACCTCACGCTAAAGGGCTTCTGCCCCCCTGTCAACCGGACGCTTCCCCCGCCGGACCAGCGCCTAAAACACCTCTGGCACGCCTTCTTCCAGGAATTTGATATGGCGGCTCAGGCCGTTATCGCGGGCCAGCTCCTTGAGCCAGCGGGGCGGTTCGTCCATGCTTTCAAAGGAAAGTTTGAAGGTGCCATAATGCATGGGGATCATCAGTTTGGCCCGCAAATCCTTGAACACCCGCACCGCGTCATCCGGCCCCATGTGCACATGGCGGAAAGACTCGGGGTAATACGCGCCGATGGGCAACAGCGCGATTTCCGGGTGACAACGCCGCCCAATTTCCGTGAAACCCTCGAAATAGGCGCTGTCCCCCGCGTGGTAAATGGAGCGCCCCTGATGCTCAATGACAAAGCCGCCGTAACCGCGGTGGTCATCGCCCAACATCCGCGCCCCCCAATGCCGGGCCGGCACGAACGTGATTTTCAGCTCGTTTTTGCTGAAGGATTCCCACCATTCCAGCTCCAGAATCCGGGCAAAACGCAGCCCCTCCGCCAGGCGCCCCACCCCCCACGGCATGATGCCCACCTTGGTGGCCGGCAGTTTGCGCAGGCTGGGCTTGTGAAAATGGTCAAAATGAGCGTGCGTAATCAGCACAAAATCCACCCGCGGCAAATCCCGAATTTTCAACCCGGCCCGCTTCAAGCGCTTGAGCAGAAAGAGCCAGTTGGCAAAATTCGGGTCAATGAGCAGGTTCACATCCGTAAACTGCACCAGGAAACTCGCATGCCCAATCCACGTCAGTGCCACCTGCCCGGGCTGCAGTTTGGGAAAAACCGGCGGTTTGTGATGCCCCACCCGCCGCGTCAGCCACCCTTTCCATACCATCTCATGGAAAAATTTATGCGGGCTGAAGTGTTGGGCGGGTGTCAGGTCCTTGAAGGACCGGGGCAGCCGCCGCCGCTTGGGCTCGCCGGGCTTGGAAGCCGGTTTGGTCATGTCACGAGTAATGACCCGCCGCGAAATTCGCCGTTCAATCTAACGCCCGCCGCCGCCGGCGGCAATGAGGCTTTTTCCATTCCCCCGAGACCCCGCCAGCCCCCCCGCGGCCATGGCAGGCAACCTGCCCGCCGCCAGCGTCTTCCCCTTGCTCTGCCTGAGGAAAAGGGCGCCACCTCGCCCTCAGCGGGCGTTTTTCTTCAACTCTTTGCTCCAGGTATCCTTGAGCGTGATAATGCGATTGAACACCAGCCGCCCGGGGGCGCTGTCCGGGTCCAGGCAGAAGTAAGCCAGACGTTCAAGCTGGTACCGTTCCTCCGGTTTGGCTTCGGCCAGCGATGGCTCCAATTGCGCCTGCACCACCTGCAATGAATCGGGGTTCAAGTATTGTTTGAAGTCCCCCTCGGCCGCATCCGGCTCCGGCACGGTGAAAAGCCGGTCATAAAGGCGCATCTCAGCGGGTACGGCATGGGGCGCGCTCACCCAGTGAATGGCCGCCTTGACTTTGCGGCCGGCTGTGGGTCCGCCCGCTTTGCTGCCCAAATCCGCCGTGCACCGCAACTCCACCACGCGCCCTTGTGCGTCCTTGATGACTTCCTCGCACTTGATGATATAGGCATACTTCAGCCGCACCTCGCCGCCCGGCTGCAGGCGGTAATACTTGGGCGGCGGATTTTCCATGAAATCGTCCTGCTCAATGTACAACTCCCGGCTGAACGGCACCTGCCGCGTGCCAGCCGCCGGGTCCTCGGGATTGTTCACCGCCTCCACCAGCTCGGTTTGCCCCGCCGGATAATTTGTCAGCACCACTTTGAGCGGGCGCAACACCCCCAGCCGCCGCAGCGCCACGCGGTTCAAGTCCTCCCGTATGGCATGTTCCAAAACCGCCACATCTGTCAGCCCATTGTACTTGGTCACACCAATCATCTGGCAGAAGCTGCGGATGGCTGCCGGCGTGATGCCCCGCCGCCGCAGGCCGGCCAGGGTGGGCAGGCGCGGGTCATCCCAGCCCTGCACCAGCCGGTCACGCACCAGGAGCAGCAATTTGCGCTTGCTCATCACCGTGTAACTGAGATTCAGCCGCGCGAACTCGTATTGTTTGGGCCGCGGCTGAGGCACCGGCAAGTGCTCCAAAATCCAGTCGTACAAGGGCCGATGCACCTCAAACTCGAGCGTGCAAATCGAATGCGTCACGCCCTCAATGCTGTCGCTCAGGCAGTGCGCATAATCATACATGGGGTAAATGCACCATTGGTCCCCCGTATGATGATGCTCGGCGTGGCGGATGCGGTAAAGCACCGGGTCGCGCAGCCAGATGTTGGGCGAGCTCATGTCAATTTTGGCGCGCAGCGTGCGGCTGCCATCCGGAAACTCCCCCGCCTTCATGCGTTGGAAGAGGTCCAGATTTTCCTCCACAGAACGATTGCGGTAGGGACTTTCCCGCCCGGGCCGGTCAGGGGCGCCCCGGTAGGCATCCACCTCTTCCGGCGTCAAATCGCAGACATACGCCAATCCTTTCTGAATCAGAATCAACGCATATTCGTAAAGCTGCTGGAAATAGTCCGAGGCATAAAATGGCTCCAGCGTCTGCGGCTCCGCCGCCGTTTGCTTCAGCACCACGCGGCCGGAAGTGTCCCCCTTGCGCTTGTAACCCAGCACGTGGTCCGCCCAGCCTGCAATCAACCAGTCCACATCCGCCTGGATGGACTCCACGTACTCCACATCCTCCTTGGTGGGGTTGGTATCATCCATGCGC
This is a stretch of genomic DNA from Fontisphaera persica. It encodes these proteins:
- a CDS encoding DNA topoisomerase IV subunit A → MAESKKRDPNQLDLGIPVPAAPDPQGHIVPAGVSPTPPATNGSPGQNKTQGNGNGNGAAHVQAEIEAAAVAHRPFDPKRVELPLHRRVDNNFLQYASYVIRDRAIPHLADGLKPVQRRILWAMHLGDDGRFTKVANVVGDTMKFHPHGDAAIGEALVVLANKRYLIEGQGNFGNLFTGDPAAAPRYIECRLTELARTELFNDDLTEFVPSYDGRNQEPVTLPSKLPLTLMLGTEGIAVGLSARILPHNFPELLQAQIAILKKQPFKLLPDFPTGGLMDARDYQDGKGSVKVRAKIKVKDESTVVIKEIPPTTTTESLIASIEDATRKGKLKVKSVTDFTSEEVEIEVKCPPGVTAEKLVDALYAFTDCEVTIASRIIVIKDNRPVEMTASEVLRENTAQLVDILRRELELKRGRLEEELHFRTLERIFIEERIYKKIEKCRTNEAVFAAVREGFEPFQAELARPLSEADIERLLGVRIRRISLFDIEQHRQEMARLKGELKETEKHLKNVVKYTIAHLEGLLEKYGPQYPRLTRSSRFDEVDTREAAFKAFKVAYDRESGYLGYKVAGEEYKTECTRFDRILMVFKDGHYKLIELPEKLFVGPDLVYAGLPERDRVFTLAYTTRDATYLKRFTFGGMILNKDYQCLPEKGKILFFEPDTPPELYIRYKPAPYQKVNQQTCNPAEVDVKGPKTRGRQISIKEVSSITSKPTRGWDPEAPTTKVVFA
- a CDS encoding Rid family hydrolase, whose product is MKKKNVRAKLPASGIYYSPGEQKERAALGLPPCSPAPRGLIKKLPKGRVPILKKAICAPGVLNEAPVYGSAFTRGLRLELPSHYIQLLISGTSSVGPHGETLYPGDFRAQLWRTYHNITELLESEGATWHDVVRTTCYLRDIDRDYAEFNRIRTEFYDALGLDPYPASTGIQAGICRSDLLIEIEAVAIIVP
- the pseC gene encoding UDP-4-amino-4,6-dideoxy-N-acetyl-beta-L-altrosamine transaminase, giving the protein MSNHPPIQIPYGHQFIDEADIAAVEAVLRSDYLTQGPAIERFERKVAEYCEARYAVAVSSATAALHLGALALGVKPGDQVYTSPITFVATANCARYCGGEPYWVDIDPATANMSAQNLEGRLTLGDMAEVPMRLIIPVHLAGQPCDMQAIHALAQRFNLSVMEDAAHALGARYRGRPVGCCQYSDLTVFSFHPVKIVTTGEGGVITTNRDDLYQRLLRLRNHGITRDPLYLKNPAHGPWYYEQIELGYNYRMTDIQAALGASQMDKLDQFVRRRRELADRYDQLLKGYPVTPLARSPHAESSWHLYIIRLNLKEIKKTHLQVFKDMRWQGIGVQLHYIPLFLHPYYRNPAIKEEESYKEATRYYAEAMTLPLYYGMTEQQQNRVVEALFQALWS
- a CDS encoding ribonuclease H-like domain-containing protein; this translates as MATLVFDIETTALPVENFDEVQREYLFREADKLEDEAARAQKRAELEHLMSLYPLTAQVVCIAMLNAESLRGQVLFVAEDYEDDAEEAGPVEFVPFPDEAEMLNAFWDVAKHYDQIVTFNGRSFDIPFLYLRSALLNVPISRKDWLGYRFTAEPHCDLAEQLTFYGVSGRDGAARKFNLDFYCKAFGIESPKMQGVTGMDVPQLMAEGKQREVAEYCLRDVKATVQLYHLWKQRLAGIK
- the pseB gene encoding UDP-N-acetylglucosamine 4,6-dehydratase (inverting), with translation MNWHDSVVLITGGTGSFGRKFVEILLREHRPKKLIVFSRDELKQHEMQQLYPHGEDSPLRFFLGDVRDRERLERAFHGVDVVVHAAALKQVPACEYNPFEAILTNVMGAKNIIDAAIDQGVKKVLALSTDKAVNPVNLYGATKLCAEKLFIHGNAYAGESPVRFSCVRYGNVVGSRGSVIPLFRQQRARGRITLTDPRMTRFWITLEQGVRFVIRCVEEMHGGEVFIPKIPSMRITDLAAAIAPGCAVDTIGIRPGEKLHEVLLSEDEARHAVELPDKYVVLQPYVPGFEPRHWQHGAALPDGFRYASDTNAQWLSVPDLQRLAVE